In Penicillium psychrofluorescens genome assembly, chromosome: 5, a single window of DNA contains:
- a CDS encoding uncharacterized protein (ID:PFLUO_008349-T1.cds;~source:funannotate) translates to MAVLVDEQVKELCHQALGRSKSSAASSILAHFPTIPEPTWAAGFLEALPVQYLLASLKELAVVVQHHPDIRQAVKEAGDLVRIEALKYIKLMPCENTDSDSPAGIMAMDCFLALGLHVPTFYPVAKGFLLDFQEEPQGALLILKGLNGEIFYLQFSFIMFRNVLNYFRHNRVQGLSP, encoded by the coding sequence ATGGCTGTTTTGGTTGATGAGCAAGTCAAAGAACTATGCCACCAGGCACTGGGACGCTCCAAGTCATCCGCAGCAAGCTCAATCCTGGCTCATTTCCCAACAATACCTGAGCCAACTTGGGCAGCTGGATTCCTTGAAGCTCTGCCAGTGCAGTATCTTCTCGCATCgctgaaggagctggccGTCGTGGTACAGCACCATCCAGATATCCGACAGGCCGTGAAAGAGGCTGGTGACCTAGTGAGAATTGAGGCATTGAAATACATCAAATTGATGCCCTGCGAAAATACAGATTCTGATTCTCCAGCCGGCATTATGGCAATGGACTGCTTTCTGGCATTGGGCCTCCATGTGCCAACATTCTACCCCGTCGCCAAAGGTTTCCTGCTCGACTTCCAGGAAGAGCCGCAAGGAGCGCTATTGATCCTCAAGGGGCTCAATGGAGAAATATTCTACCTCCAGTTCTCTTTCATCATGTTCA